One genomic window of Parvularculales bacterium includes the following:
- a CDS encoding PaaI family thioesterase — MPADDSLRVDEAAARAHFEEAIESHEQAFESFFFSRFLGLTFEYLPIDAPDAEKDLCRVTFPVNDMLRNPQGSLHGGAMASAMDISMGHLVKKIAGPGATIELKVQYMRPVMDGLVTCEGRFIKKGRSLSFMESRLSGPDGKLAAIATATWKMPEK; from the coding sequence ATGCCTGCCGATGACTCCCTCCGGGTTGACGAGGCGGCCGCAAGGGCGCATTTCGAAGAGGCTATCGAGAGCCATGAACAGGCTTTTGAGTCTTTCTTCTTTTCGCGCTTTCTGGGACTTACCTTCGAATATCTGCCGATAGATGCGCCTGATGCCGAAAAAGATCTCTGCCGGGTAACCTTTCCGGTCAACGACATGTTGCGGAATCCTCAAGGTTCGCTCCACGGCGGGGCCATGGCTTCGGCGATGGATATATCGATGGGCCATCTGGTGAAGAAGATTGCCGGGCCCGGGGCAACGATCGAATTGAAGGTGCAATACATGCGCCCGGTGATGGACGGGCTTGTCACCTGCGAGGGCCGCTTCATCAAAAAGGGGCGCTCTTTGTCATTCATGGAAAGCCGGCTCTCAGGTCCGGATGGCAAACTCGCTGCAATTGCGACTGCCACATGGAAGATGCCGGAAAAATGA